Proteins co-encoded in one Diaminobutyricimonas sp. LJ205 genomic window:
- the cysE gene encoding serine O-acetyltransferase yields MSVREDIRAAQRLDPAARGAFEIWLTYSGLHAIWGYRFAHRLWLRRWKFLARVVSQFVRFLTGVEIHPGARIGRRLFIDHGMGVVIGETAVIGDDVLIYHGVTLGGKGGEHGRRHPTIGDRVVVGAGATVLGDVVIGADSVVAAAAVVLRSAPPNSLVAGVPAKHRPRD; encoded by the coding sequence GTGTCGGTCCGCGAAGACATTCGCGCGGCGCAGCGCCTCGATCCGGCCGCGCGCGGCGCGTTCGAGATCTGGCTCACCTATTCCGGGCTGCACGCTATCTGGGGATACCGCTTTGCTCACCGGCTCTGGCTTCGCCGCTGGAAGTTCCTCGCCCGCGTGGTGTCGCAGTTCGTGCGGTTCCTCACAGGCGTGGAGATCCACCCCGGGGCGCGCATCGGTCGCCGGCTGTTCATTGACCACGGCATGGGGGTCGTGATCGGCGAGACCGCGGTGATCGGCGACGACGTGCTGATTTATCACGGGGTCACCCTCGGCGGTAAGGGCGGCGAACATGGGCGGCGGCATCCGACCATCGGGGATCGGGTTGTCGTGGGTGCCGGGGCGACCGTGCTCGGCGACGTCGTGATCGGCGCCGACAGCGTCGTGGCCGCCGCAGCCGTCGTGCTGCGCTCGGCGCCACCGAACTCGCTCGTGGCGGGAGTCCCGGCGAAACACCGCCCGCGCGACTAG